The following are from one region of the Halobellus limi genome:
- a CDS encoding TAXI family TRAP transporter solute-binding subunit: MSSERSRRRFLEAAGVAGVAALAGCSGNGGGDGDGGGDGDGDGDSGGDTATETETETGGDGGDTETRLSWHAGGTGGTYYPLSNEFKTIVEANTDFSLNVQSTGASVENVGSLADGSADFALIQNDIAYFAKNGTGIETFEGNPIENLQGVATLYPETITVVTLQDTGIETLSDLSGATINTGDLGSGTQVNANQILEAVGITDYNEQNAGFSQASEQLANGDIDAAFVVGGWPVGAIEDLANTNDIHIVPIEGDNRDAVKDAASWFADDTIPAGTYTGVDEAVETVAVQAMIATNAGVPAETVETVTAAIFDNLDELSIKTDFITVDSAQDGMSIELHEGAAAYFDA, translated from the coding sequence ATGTCATCCGAAAGAAGTCGACGGAGATTCCTCGAAGCGGCCGGTGTCGCAGGCGTTGCAGCCCTCGCTGGATGTAGCGGCAACGGCGGCGGCGACGGTGACGGCGGCGGCGACGGTGACGGTGACGGCGACAGCGGTGGGGACACCGCGACCGAAACCGAGACCGAGACGGGCGGCGACGGAGGGGACACCGAGACCCGCCTGAGCTGGCACGCCGGCGGCACCGGCGGCACCTACTACCCGCTGTCGAACGAGTTCAAGACCATCGTCGAGGCGAACACGGACTTCTCGCTGAACGTCCAGTCGACGGGCGCGAGCGTCGAGAACGTCGGGAGCCTCGCGGACGGATCCGCCGACTTCGCGCTGATCCAGAACGACATCGCGTACTTCGCGAAGAACGGGACGGGCATCGAGACGTTCGAGGGCAACCCCATCGAGAACCTCCAGGGCGTCGCGACGCTGTACCCCGAGACGATCACGGTCGTCACGCTCCAGGACACCGGAATCGAGACGCTGAGCGATCTCAGCGGCGCGACGATCAACACCGGCGACCTCGGGTCCGGGACCCAGGTCAACGCGAACCAGATCCTCGAAGCCGTCGGCATCACCGACTACAACGAGCAGAACGCCGGCTTCTCGCAGGCGTCCGAACAGCTCGCGAACGGCGACATCGACGCCGCCTTCGTCGTCGGCGGCTGGCCGGTCGGCGCCATCGAGGACCTCGCGAACACGAACGACATCCACATCGTCCCGATCGAGGGCGACAACCGCGATGCCGTCAAGGACGCCGCCTCCTGGTTCGCCGACGACACGATCCCCGCCGGGACGTACACCGGCGTCGACGAGGCCGTCGAGACCGTCGCCGTGCAGGCGATGATCGCGACCAACGCCGGCGTCCCCGCCGAGACGGTCGAGACGGTCACCGCGGCCATCTTCGACAACCTCGACGAGCTGTCGATCAAGACGGACTTCATCACCGTCGACAGCGCACAGGACGGGATGTCGATCGAGCTCCACGAGGGCGCGGCGGCGTACTTCGACGCGTAA
- a CDS encoding DUF1850 domain-containing protein, with the protein MNRTAITRKRALVVLGVVAIAAAVVLAGAAAAVPTGQVLVVEDVDTGEHYVTQPVENGSTVGLEYTHSVEKTRVYDEYRIEGETLVNTRMEFESYGWGLPSRVNVTNVNGTFVYEPPEPIMRTESLSVSPGRIANHTLIIDDREYDLVAETNASDVRIHVERRTIGDIFL; encoded by the coding sequence GTGAACCGAACAGCAATCACACGAAAACGCGCGCTCGTGGTGCTGGGGGTCGTAGCGATCGCCGCAGCGGTGGTTCTCGCCGGCGCGGCCGCGGCCGTTCCGACCGGACAGGTGCTCGTGGTCGAGGACGTCGACACGGGGGAACACTACGTCACCCAGCCCGTCGAGAACGGAAGCACCGTCGGGCTGGAGTACACACACAGCGTCGAGAAGACCCGCGTGTACGACGAGTACCGGATCGAGGGGGAGACGCTCGTGAACACGCGGATGGAGTTCGAGTCTTACGGCTGGGGGCTGCCGTCGAGAGTGAACGTGACGAACGTCAACGGGACGTTCGTCTACGAGCCGCCGGAGCCCATTATGAGGACCGAATCGCTCTCGGTGTCGCCGGGACGGATCGCAAACCATACGTTGATCATCGACGACCGAGAGTATGACCTGGTCGCGGAGACGAACGCCAGTGACGTCCGGATCCACGTCGAGCGGCGAACGATAGGAGACATATTCCTATGA
- a CDS encoding TRAP transporter permease → MSTNNETDGADGAQEEISREEAEELIEEIERRRALKGLAALAVAVIGISFSLFQLALAARSFTFTIPLPFVENFQVSLQLLQANAIHVAFALVLTFLMFPASMGDGFVSRSLGRLVDAVEDAFGADNPLATAFDRLRGAFRWAFLDPDRSRVTPFDVLCMVAAALSALYFLMEFPEIQDMRVFGLESGRPVTEIYTFLEPVLGGVPFISEYSYAMILGVVGVLLVLEATRRTLGLPLMLIVATFIVYARWGYLISTGTPFLGLLAIPELTWPDIVQNLWYNTENGVFGIPVTVSVSFIYIFILFGSFLEMSGAGQWFIDLAYAATGKRKGGPAKASILASGFMGTISGSSIANTVTTGAFTIPLMKRSGYSPEFSGAVESSASSGGQILPPVMGAAAFLMVQYTATPFREIIILATVPAVVFFFGVWVMVHFKAVQEGIGGLEETTPVVEHMKKGWFYLVPIFLLLYYLIIERLSVSRSAWFTLVALVALITFIAAYSEKTRAFLLGSLAVIVGVELASYVVAGVAVTGLLAGSGGSGVPLAEAASVVLPRIGWYAMLAGAVTMLVYSDVQSKVLDLNPTVQEAAESAGRRGGRDLGENQLFRVGTFVVKSMEEGARTAVPVVVAVAAAGIIPGVISVSGLGPNLTSLLLALSGGSIVVMLLVTAVASIILGMGMPTTVTYIILISMLATPLVEFGIPLLAAHLFILYFGVIADITPPVAVAAYAASGVAKSDPFETGVKAFSLSLNKAIVPFAFVLAPGIVLLRQKENAAELPIRDQYRVVNFTDLAELSYSIPEILIPIIGVFLGVVALGATVIGTLYGSVNRAERTAFAFSSLLLMAPRLLSESVFGVLGLAGVTVSVDALLLDLALRGVGFVLFVALVTKNRRESESAGGRTEVEAASA, encoded by the coding sequence ATGAGTACGAACAACGAAACAGACGGCGCAGACGGTGCCCAAGAGGAGATATCCAGAGAGGAGGCCGAAGAGCTCATCGAGGAGATCGAACGCCGCCGCGCGTTGAAAGGGTTGGCCGCCCTCGCGGTCGCCGTAATCGGGATCTCCTTCTCGCTGTTTCAACTGGCGCTTGCGGCGCGGAGCTTCACCTTCACGATCCCGCTCCCGTTCGTCGAGAACTTTCAGGTGTCGTTACAGCTCCTGCAGGCCAACGCGATCCACGTCGCGTTCGCGCTCGTGCTCACGTTCCTGATGTTCCCCGCCAGTATGGGCGACGGGTTCGTCTCGCGGAGCCTGGGCCGTCTCGTCGACGCCGTCGAGGACGCGTTCGGCGCCGACAACCCGCTCGCGACCGCGTTCGATCGACTCCGGGGCGCGTTCCGCTGGGCGTTCCTCGATCCCGATCGGAGCCGGGTCACCCCCTTCGACGTGCTCTGTATGGTCGCCGCCGCGCTCTCTGCGCTCTACTTCCTGATGGAGTTCCCCGAGATCCAAGATATGCGCGTGTTCGGCCTCGAATCGGGCCGACCGGTCACGGAGATCTACACGTTCCTCGAACCGGTCCTGGGCGGCGTCCCGTTCATCAGCGAGTACTCCTACGCGATGATCCTCGGCGTCGTCGGCGTCCTCCTGGTGCTCGAAGCCACCCGCCGGACGCTCGGCCTCCCGCTCATGCTCATCGTCGCCACGTTCATCGTCTACGCGCGCTGGGGCTATCTCATCAGCACCGGCACGCCGTTCCTCGGCCTGCTCGCGATCCCCGAACTCACCTGGCCCGACATCGTCCAGAACCTCTGGTACAACACCGAGAACGGCGTGTTCGGGATCCCGGTCACCGTGTCAGTCAGCTTCATCTACATCTTCATCCTCTTCGGCTCGTTCCTGGAGATGAGCGGCGCGGGCCAGTGGTTCATCGACCTCGCGTACGCGGCCACGGGCAAGCGCAAGGGCGGCCCCGCGAAGGCGAGCATCCTCGCGAGCGGGTTTATGGGGACGATCTCGGGGTCGTCGATCGCGAACACGGTCACCACCGGCGCGTTCACGATCCCGCTCATGAAGCGCTCGGGGTACTCCCCGGAGTTCTCCGGCGCGGTCGAGTCCTCGGCGTCGTCGGGCGGGCAGATCCTCCCGCCCGTGATGGGCGCAGCCGCGTTCCTGATGGTGCAGTACACGGCGACCCCGTTCCGCGAGATCATCATCCTCGCGACGGTGCCGGCGGTCGTGTTCTTCTTCGGCGTCTGGGTGATGGTCCACTTCAAGGCGGTCCAGGAGGGAATCGGCGGCCTCGAGGAGACCACGCCCGTGGTCGAACACATGAAGAAGGGCTGGTTCTACCTCGTGCCCATCTTCCTGTTGCTGTATTACCTCATCATCGAGCGGCTGTCGGTCTCTCGATCCGCGTGGTTCACGCTCGTCGCGCTCGTCGCGCTCATCACGTTCATCGCGGCCTACAGCGAGAAGACGCGCGCGTTCCTGCTCGGCTCTCTCGCCGTCATCGTCGGCGTCGAACTGGCGAGCTACGTCGTCGCCGGCGTCGCCGTCACCGGACTCCTCGCCGGGAGCGGCGGGTCGGGGGTTCCGCTCGCGGAGGCCGCGTCGGTCGTCCTCCCCCGGATCGGCTGGTACGCGATGCTCGCCGGCGCGGTGACGATGCTCGTGTACTCGGACGTGCAGTCGAAGGTCCTCGATCTCAACCCCACGGTGCAGGAGGCCGCCGAGTCGGCCGGACGCCGAGGCGGACGCGACCTCGGTGAGAACCAGCTGTTCCGCGTCGGCACCTTCGTCGTGAAGTCGATGGAGGAGGGCGCGCGCACGGCCGTCCCCGTCGTCGTCGCCGTCGCCGCGGCCGGCATCATCCCCGGCGTCATCAGCGTCTCGGGGCTGGGGCCGAACCTCACGTCGCTGCTCTTGGCGCTCTCGGGCGGGTCGATCGTAGTGATGCTTCTCGTGACCGCCGTCGCGAGCATCATCCTCGGGATGGGGATGCCCACGACGGTCACGTACATCATCCTCATCTCGATGCTCGCGACGCCGCTGGTCGAGTTCGGCATCCCGCTCCTGGCCGCGCACCTGTTCATCCTCTACTTCGGCGTCATCGCCGACATCACGCCCCCCGTCGCCGTGGCCGCCTACGCGGCCAGCGGGGTCGCGAAGTCCGATCCCTTCGAGACCGGCGTGAAGGCCTTCTCGCTGTCGCTGAACAAGGCGATCGTTCCCTTCGCGTTCGTGCTCGCGCCCGGGATCGTGCTGCTCCGACAGAAGGAGAACGCCGCCGAACTGCCCATCCGCGACCAGTACCGCGTCGTCAACTTCACCGATCTGGCGGAGCTGTCCTACTCGATCCCGGAGATCCTGATCCCCATCATCGGTGTGTTCCTCGGCGTCGTCGCGCTCGGGGCGACCGTCATCGGGACGCTGTACGGATCCGTGAACCGGGCCGAGCGGACCGCGTTCGCGTTCAGTTCGCTCCTGCTTATGGCCCCACGACTGCTCTCGGAGTCGGTCTTCGGCGTCCTGGGTCTGGCCGGCGTGACGGTCTCGGTCGATGCGCTGCTGCTCGACCTCGCGCTCCGCGGTGTCGGCTTCGTCCTCTTCGTCGCGCTCGTCACGAAGAACCGGCGCGAATCGGAATCCGCCGGCGGGCGAACCGAGGTCGAAGCCGCGTCGGCGTAG
- a CDS encoding helix-turn-helix domain-containing protein, giving the protein MSITAKVHIRHEHLALVPTLQNLDGVSIRVITQGTTDPGSTYFPFLIEYDDHEKLESMLEDDVTVEQFELIDRTGDTAIYYIEHTPETILISSVVTEQNGFLVHTETKDGGWLVHLLLPDRAALNAIWEYAIENDIELDIIEIYSNEDAGGESSYGLTDEQRAALQLAFSEGYFNEPRDISLSEVAEEMSLSSTAMSGRLRRGMRNLIAATIADRDRD; this is encoded by the coding sequence ATGTCGATCACAGCAAAGGTACACATCCGACACGAACACCTCGCGCTCGTTCCGACGCTACAGAACCTCGACGGTGTCAGCATCCGCGTGATCACCCAGGGGACGACCGACCCGGGGTCGACGTACTTCCCGTTCCTGATCGAGTACGACGACCACGAGAAGCTCGAATCGATGCTCGAAGACGACGTCACCGTCGAGCAGTTCGAGTTGATCGACCGGACGGGCGACACCGCCATCTACTACATCGAGCACACGCCCGAAACGATCCTCATCAGCAGCGTCGTGACCGAACAGAACGGGTTTCTCGTCCACACGGAGACGAAAGACGGCGGGTGGCTGGTCCACCTGTTGCTGCCGGATCGGGCGGCGCTCAACGCCATCTGGGAGTACGCGATCGAGAACGACATCGAACTGGACATCATCGAGATCTACAGCAACGAGGACGCCGGCGGCGAGTCCTCCTACGGCCTCACCGACGAACAGCGGGCGGCGCTGCAACTCGCCTTTTCGGAGGGGTATTTCAACGAGCCGCGGGACATCTCGCTCAGCGAGGTCGCCGAGGAGATGAGTCTCTCCTCGACGGCGATGAGCGGGCGGCTCCGGCGCGGGATGCGGAACCTCATCGCGGCGACGATCGCCGACCGGGACCGCGATTGA
- a CDS encoding MOSC domain-containing protein, with product MARLERLRVYPLKGLGGTDVRAAEVLDGGTLEGDREFALFDAGGDVVNGKRTERVHELATDYDPETGAFAVETRAGETAEFDLTRESERGRAAAWFGDFFDLDLALERDARRGFVDRREMGPSVVSTATLETVSSWFEDVSVQGARRRLRANVEVSGVPAFWEDRFVGDDAPAFEIGDVRFEGVTPCGRCVVPGRDPDTGAVTPDFRERFVEKRRETFPEWADPDAFEHFFTAMLIADVPEADRGRRLRVGDSVTVLDG from the coding sequence ATGGCACGACTCGAACGGCTCCGCGTGTACCCCCTGAAGGGCCTCGGCGGGACCGACGTCCGCGCCGCCGAGGTCCTCGACGGCGGGACGCTGGAGGGGGATCGGGAGTTCGCGCTCTTCGACGCCGGGGGCGACGTGGTCAACGGGAAGCGGACGGAGCGAGTGCACGAACTCGCGACGGACTACGACCCGGAGACGGGCGCGTTCGCCGTCGAGACGCGGGCGGGCGAGACCGCGGAGTTCGACCTCACCCGGGAGTCCGAACGCGGACGCGCCGCGGCGTGGTTCGGCGACTTCTTCGATCTGGACCTCGCGCTCGAACGCGACGCTCGACGCGGGTTCGTCGACCGCCGCGAGATGGGACCGTCGGTCGTCAGCACGGCCACGCTCGAAACGGTCTCCTCCTGGTTCGAGGACGTCTCCGTCCAGGGGGCGCGCCGACGCCTGCGCGCCAACGTCGAGGTCTCCGGGGTCCCCGCCTTCTGGGAGGACCGGTTCGTCGGCGACGACGCGCCGGCGTTCGAGATCGGGGACGTCCGCTTCGAGGGCGTCACGCCCTGCGGTCGCTGCGTGGTTCCCGGTCGCGACCCCGACACCGGGGCGGTCACGCCGGACTTCCGCGAGCGCTTCGTCGAGAAGCGTCGCGAGACCTTCCCCGAGTGGGCCGACCCGGACGCCTTCGAGCACTTCTTCACCGCGATGCTCATCGCCGACGTTCCCGAGGCGGACCGCGGACGCCGACTCCGCGTCGGCGATTCCGTGACCGTCCTTGACGGGTAG
- a CDS encoding aminomethyltransferase family protein, giving the protein MSGDADHPNFPSVDQSDRSVPRNLRQTGDPGIQMLVSTRVRKSPFFHKSFNENGAWRCTVYNRLYHPRGLVEPEDGGAMAEYDALTNDVTLWDVAVERQIRVKGPDAEALTNYVVTRDVTGMDPMDGKYVILCNEEGGVLNDPVLLRPEEDEFWFSISDSNLMQWLQGVNVDNDFDVEIDEIDVAPMQIQGPKAEDVMVDVVGDEVKDIPYYGLMEAEINGADVLISQTGFSGEAGFEIYVKDAHKKADNVWDPVHESVKDHGGRQIAPGHHRRIAAGIMSWGQDLDFETSPFQVNLGYHVPDDKEADYIGKEELEKQKEQIENGNYPFTHKLVGLKLAGEPIRDYAPDFWLISDPETGEECGYITSPWWNPDLETNIAMGYVPAEKIEEVTDTPLNDEIYDEDLDLEFQVHLPDEYSEEPGEPTFATFAKVPFKESVNPSAREQAKLNARKEAEQNN; this is encoded by the coding sequence ATGTCAGGAGACGCCGACCACCCGAACTTCCCGAGTGTCGACCAGTCCGATCGATCCGTTCCACGGAATCTCCGCCAGACGGGCGATCCGGGCATCCAGATGCTCGTCTCGACCCGCGTCCGTAAGTCCCCGTTCTTCCACAAATCGTTCAACGAAAACGGCGCGTGGCGCTGTACCGTCTACAACCGACTCTACCACCCCCGCGGGCTCGTCGAGCCCGAGGACGGCGGTGCGATGGCCGAGTACGACGCGCTCACGAACGACGTCACGCTGTGGGACGTCGCGGTCGAGCGACAGATCCGCGTGAAGGGCCCCGACGCCGAGGCGCTGACGAACTACGTTGTCACCCGCGACGTGACCGGGATGGACCCGATGGACGGGAAGTACGTCATCCTCTGTAACGAGGAGGGCGGCGTGCTCAACGACCCGGTCCTGCTGCGCCCCGAGGAGGACGAGTTCTGGTTCTCCATCTCGGACTCGAACCTGATGCAGTGGCTCCAGGGCGTCAACGTCGACAACGACTTCGACGTCGAGATCGACGAGATCGACGTCGCCCCGATGCAGATTCAGGGCCCCAAGGCCGAGGACGTCATGGTCGACGTCGTCGGCGACGAGGTCAAGGATATCCCCTACTACGGCCTGATGGAGGCCGAGATCAACGGCGCCGACGTGCTCATCAGCCAGACCGGCTTCTCCGGCGAGGCCGGCTTCGAGATCTACGTCAAGGACGCCCACAAGAAGGCCGACAACGTGTGGGACCCGGTCCACGAGAGCGTCAAGGACCACGGCGGTCGTCAGATCGCGCCCGGTCACCACCGCCGCATCGCGGCCGGGATCATGTCCTGGGGCCAGGACCTCGACTTCGAGACCTCCCCGTTCCAGGTCAACCTCGGCTACCACGTGCCCGACGACAAGGAGGCGGACTACATCGGCAAGGAAGAGCTCGAGAAGCAGAAAGAGCAGATCGAGAACGGCAACTACCCGTTCACGCACAAGCTCGTCGGCCTCAAGCTGGCCGGTGAGCCCATCCGTGACTACGCGCCGGACTTCTGGCTCATCTCCGACCCCGAGACGGGCGAAGAGTGCGGGTACATCACCTCGCCGTGGTGGAACCCGGACCTCGAGACCAACATCGCGATGGGCTACGTGCCCGCCGAGAAGATCGAGGAAGTGACGGACACGCCGCTCAACGACGAGATCTACGACGAGGACCTCGATCTGGAGTTCCAGGTCCACCTTCCCGACGAGTACTCCGAGGAGCCCGGCGAGCCGACCTTCGCCACCTTCGCCAAGGTTCCGTTCAAGGAGTCGGTCAACCCGAGCGCCCGCGAGCAGGCCAAGCTCAACGCGCGCAAGGAAGCCGAACAGAACAACTGA
- a CDS encoding universal stress protein, with protein sequence MYQVLLPVDDDENRALNQARYAASLPNAESEVEVTVLTVVPPSSLDTVDDVEFEEFDPAVGAAEHLESHGIAVDRRVGDGGVAAEIVRIADDLDCDEIVMGGRKRSGVVPILLGSTVREVFVSTDRPVTITGTEMVIDDGPRELLLPIDRSVERARHQARYAASLPDAAANVAVTVLYVFPHQDYAGAPPHDFEEIGSAVAAADMLEERGLSVERVAVGGEVTRKILAAADDRDVDGIVMGGRRRSGVQKAILGSIAEDVMLSADRPVTLTG encoded by the coding sequence ATGTACCAGGTACTCCTCCCCGTCGACGACGACGAGAATCGAGCGCTCAATCAGGCGCGGTACGCCGCGAGCCTCCCGAACGCCGAGTCCGAGGTCGAGGTGACGGTGCTGACGGTCGTCCCGCCGAGCAGCCTCGACACCGTAGACGACGTCGAGTTCGAGGAGTTCGATCCGGCGGTGGGTGCGGCCGAGCACCTCGAGTCCCACGGGATCGCCGTCGATCGCCGCGTCGGCGACGGCGGCGTCGCGGCCGAGATCGTCCGGATCGCCGACGACCTCGACTGCGACGAGATCGTGATGGGCGGCCGGAAGCGGTCCGGAGTGGTACCGATCCTGCTCGGGAGCACCGTCCGCGAGGTCTTCGTCTCGACGGACCGCCCGGTCACGATCACGGGCACCGAGATGGTGATCGACGACGGTCCCAGAGAGCTGCTGCTCCCGATCGACCGCAGCGTCGAACGGGCGCGCCACCAGGCGCGGTACGCCGCGAGCCTCCCGGACGCCGCAGCGAACGTCGCCGTGACGGTCCTGTACGTCTTCCCGCATCAGGACTACGCCGGCGCGCCGCCGCACGACTTCGAGGAGATCGGCTCGGCGGTCGCGGCGGCTGATATGCTCGAAGAACGCGGTCTCTCCGTCGAGCGCGTCGCCGTCGGTGGCGAGGTGACCCGGAAGATCCTGGCGGCGGCCGACGACCGAGACGTCGACGGGATCGTGATGGGCGGCCGACGGCGTTCGGGGGTCCAGAAAGCGATCCTGGGCAGCATCGCCGAAGACGTGATGCTCTCGGCGGACCGTCCGGTGACGCTCACCGGATAG
- the glyA gene encoding serine hydroxymethyltransferase, translating into MTYESVAAADPAVAEALEGERRRQNETLAMIASENHASEAVMAAQSSELTNNYAEGYPGERYYAGCEYADEVEELAIERAEELWGAEHVNVQPHSGSQANMSVYLAMLDPGDKILSLDLTHGGHLSHGHPANFAGQTYEVEQYEVDEETGYVDYEGLAETAESFDPDIIVSGYSAYPREVEWERIQAVADDVDAYHLADIAHITGLVAAGVHSSPVGVADFVTGSTHKTIRAGRGGIVMCDEEHADAIDAAVFPGAQGGPAMHNVAGKAVGFGEALSSDFRAYAEQTVKNAQALGERLQEHGFSLVSGGTDNHLLLVDLRPSHPDTTGKTVESALESVGIVLNANTVPGETRSAFDPSGVRIGTPGVTTRGFTESTCREVADLIARVVEDPESEETRATVASRVDELTDEYPLYD; encoded by the coding sequence ATGACGTACGAATCCGTCGCGGCGGCCGACCCTGCCGTCGCGGAGGCGCTCGAAGGCGAGCGCAGGCGACAGAACGAGACGCTGGCGATGATCGCGAGCGAGAACCACGCGAGCGAGGCCGTGATGGCCGCCCAGAGCTCCGAACTGACGAACAACTACGCGGAGGGCTACCCGGGCGAGCGGTACTACGCGGGGTGTGAGTACGCCGACGAGGTCGAGGAGTTAGCGATCGAGCGCGCCGAGGAACTGTGGGGCGCCGAGCACGTGAACGTCCAGCCGCACTCGGGGTCGCAGGCGAATATGTCGGTCTACCTGGCGATGCTCGACCCCGGTGACAAGATCCTCTCGCTCGATCTCACTCACGGCGGACACCTCTCGCACGGCCATCCCGCGAACTTCGCGGGTCAGACCTACGAGGTCGAACAGTACGAGGTCGACGAGGAGACGGGCTACGTCGACTACGAGGGGCTGGCGGAGACGGCCGAGTCGTTCGACCCCGACATCATCGTGTCGGGATACTCCGCCTACCCCCGAGAAGTCGAGTGGGAGCGCATTCAGGCGGTCGCCGACGACGTCGACGCGTACCACCTGGCGGACATCGCCCACATCACGGGACTGGTCGCCGCGGGCGTACACTCCTCGCCGGTCGGCGTGGCCGACTTCGTGACGGGGTCGACGCACAAGACGATCCGGGCGGGCCGCGGCGGGATCGTGATGTGCGACGAGGAACACGCCGACGCCATCGACGCCGCGGTCTTCCCCGGGGCGCAGGGGGGGCCGGCGATGCACAACGTCGCGGGGAAGGCCGTCGGCTTCGGCGAGGCGCTCTCCTCTGACTTCCGGGCCTACGCCGAACAGACGGTGAAAAACGCGCAGGCGCTCGGCGAGCGGTTGCAGGAGCACGGCTTCAGCCTGGTTTCGGGCGGCACCGACAACCACCTCCTCCTGGTGGACCTCCGTCCGTCGCACCCCGACACGACCGGCAAGACGGTCGAGTCGGCCTTAGAGTCCGTCGGGATCGTCCTGAACGCGAACACGGTCCCCGGCGAGACGCGCTCGGCGTTCGACCCCAGCGGCGTCCGGATCGGCACGCCCGGGGTCACGACGCGCGGGTTCACCGAATCGACGTGTCGGGAGGTCGCAGACCTCATCGCGCGCGTCGTCGAGGACCCCGAGAGCGAGGAGACGCGCGCGACGGTCGCCTCGCGCGTCGACGAACTAACCGACGAGTATCCGCTGTACGACTGA
- a CDS encoding methylenetetrahydrofolate reductase, giving the protein MSVGTQRGVADGVTQLLSTARFELMPFDSFEGELSELPEGATVAITTSPQLGIDRTVEKCEEAAEAGYEVVPHIAARYIEGPEELEEIARRLTEAGITDIFVPGGDKEEAVGEFESAYDLLVALEDLEYEFEEVGITGYPEGHDFISEEELAEAMEKKAPYATYIVTQLCYDPDTILEWIEEIRGRGIDLPVEVGIPGVMKYEKLINISRKVGVGDSVKFLRKTTGIVGFIKQFIGSRGRYKPDELIEGLAPYVDDETYKLQGLHIYTFNQTSDLESWRQSRLNG; this is encoded by the coding sequence ATGTCTGTTGGTACACAGCGCGGGGTCGCAGACGGCGTTACGCAGTTGTTGAGTACGGCGCGCTTCGAGTTGATGCCGTTCGACAGTTTCGAGGGGGAGCTCTCGGAGCTGCCGGAGGGGGCGACCGTGGCGATCACGACGTCGCCGCAGCTGGGGATCGACCGAACCGTCGAGAAGTGCGAGGAGGCTGCTGAAGCGGGTTACGAGGTGGTCCCGCACATCGCCGCGCGGTACATCGAGGGCCCCGAGGAACTCGAAGAGATCGCGCGCCGACTGACGGAGGCGGGGATCACAGACATCTTCGTGCCGGGCGGTGACAAAGAGGAGGCGGTCGGCGAGTTCGAGTCGGCCTACGACCTGCTCGTGGCGCTGGAGGACCTAGAGTACGAGTTCGAGGAGGTCGGGATCACGGGTTATCCGGAGGGTCACGACTTCATCTCCGAGGAGGAACTGGCGGAGGCGATGGAGAAGAAAGCGCCCTACGCGACGTATATCGTGACGCAGCTGTGTTACGACCCCGACACCATCTTAGAGTGGATCGAGGAGATCCGCGGCCGCGGAATCGACCTCCCCGTTGAGGTGGGGATCCCGGGCGTCATGAAGTACGAGAAGCTGATCAACATCTCCCGGAAGGTGGGCGTCGGCGACTCCGTGAAGTTCCTGCGGAAGACGACCGGCATCGTGGGGTTCATCAAGCAGTTCATCGGCTCGCGCGGACGCTACAAGCCGGACGAACTGATCGAGGGACTCGCGCCGTACGTCGACGACGAGACGTACAAACTCCAGGGGCTTCACATCTACACGTTCAATCAGACGTCCGACCTCGAATCCTGGCGGCAGAGCCGGCTGAACGGCTGA